The nucleotide window TGGTCAAGCTGGCCAAAGAAGCCGACGTTGGTGTGACCATTGATGCCGAAGAAGCCGATCGCCACGAGCTTTCAATGGAGCTGTTTGAGAAAGTCTACCGCAGCGGCGTCTGTAAAGGCTGGCCACGTTTTGGTTTGGTTGTACAGGCCTACTCGAAGCGTGCACTACCAACCTTGTGCTGGATAACTGCACTGGCAAAAGAGTGTGGTGATGAAATTCCGGTTCGCTTGGTAAAAGGGGCTTATTGGGATAACGAAATTAAGTGGACTCAGGAAAACGGTCTGCTTGGCTACCCGGTATTTACTCGTAAGTCACACAGCGACATTTCATATCTGGCTTGTGCCCGATACTTACTGAGTGACGATACTGACGGTGCCATTTATCCACAACTCGCGACTCACAACGCGCAAACCTTTATGGCCATTCAACAAATGAATGAGACCCATCAACGTCGCATTGAGTATCAGCGTTTGCACGGCATGGGTGACAGCTTGTATGACACTATAATGGAGCAAAATCCAGGTATGGTGGTGCGTATATATGCACCAGTTGGCCCTCACAAAGATTTGCTGCCCTATTTGGTTCGCCGGTTGCTGGAAAATGGTGCTAACTCGTCATTTGTCCATAAACTACTGGACTCTGATACGCAGGTTAATGATCTGGTCGAGCACCCGATGAAAACCGCGTCCGGCCACGAAAAATACGCAAACAGCAAAATTCCACTTCCCTCAGAAATGTATGGGGATCGCACAAATTCATTAGGATTGAATATGAATATTCACTCACAAGCAGATGATTTTATTGCAGCGGTTCAACAATACCGTGACAAACAATGGCAAGGCGGTCCCATCGTCGATGGGAAAACCATAGAAACCGACCACCATGTCAGTATTACCAGTCCTCAGGAAACCTCAAAGCAGGTTGGCAGTATCTACTGGGGTGATAAAAAGCTCTCTGAACAAGCACTGAAAAGTGCGAACGCTGCCTACAAATCCTGGCGTAACGTTCCAACCGAAGAGCGGGCGGAATGCTTAGAGAAATTTGCCGACTTAATGGAAGCGAACCGCAACGAGCTTATTGCGCTGTGTTCAGTAGAAGCAGGCAAAGGCTTACAGGACGGTATCGACGAAGTTCGCGAAGCCGTTGATTTCTGTCGCTATTACGCCAACCAGGCGCGTGAACTCATGGGTGGTCCTATTCAGTTACCGGGTCCAACAGGCGAAGATAATGAGCTGTTCGTTGAAGGTCGTGGAACTTTCATCTGTATCAGCCCATGGAACTTCCCCCTTGCCATTTTCGTCGGCCAGGTTGCAGCCGCTTTGGTTACCGGTAACTCAGTTATTGCTAAACCAGCAGAACAAACCGGGCTTATCGCATACCGCGCAGTGCAGCTGGCTTTGGAAGCAGGCATTCCGGGTAACGTATTGCACTTTATGCCGGGCAGTGGCGCCGAGGTCGGTAGCTACTTAACCAGCCAGGAAGACATTGCCGGCGTTTGCTTTACCGGTTCAAGCTATACCGCTCAGGCCATTAACCGCGCGCTAGCGGCGCGTACTGGTCCAATTGTGCCATTGGTTGCTGAAACCGGCGGACAGAACGCTATGATGGTTGACTCTACTGCTCTGCCGGAACAGGTTGTCACCGATATCGTTGCCAGTGCCTTCCAGAGTGCGGGACAGCGTTGTTCGGCTCTGCGTGTTCTGTTCGTACAGGATGATGTTGCTGACCGTGTCCTCGACTTACTACGTGGCGCTATGGAAGAGCTGCAAGTTGGTGACCCACTGCTGCATGAAACTGACGTTGGCCCGGTTATCGACGGAATTGCTAAAACCAACCTGGAACAGCACATATCTGATATTCAGCAGGCTGGCCGCCTAATTGCCCGCGCGCCACTGCCCGATTACGCTATGGGTGGTACTTTTGTTGCCCCTACAGCAATCGAAATTGACAGTATCAGCCAGTTGGTGAAAGAAAACTTCGGTCCTATTTTGCACGTTATTCGCTTTAAAACGAGTGAAATTGACGAGGTTATTGAGAGCATCAATAACACTGGCTTTGGTTTAACTTTCGGTATTCACAGCCGTAACGAAACCTTCGCTCACGACGTGGCTAGCCGTATTGATGTGGGTAACGTCTACATTAACCGTAACCAGATAGGTGCGATTGTCGGCGTACAACCATTTGGTGGTCGCGGCATGTCTGGTACCGGACCGAAAGCCGGTGGTCCACACTACCTTACTCGTTTTATCACCGAAAAAACGCGCAGTGACAACATTACTGCCGTTGGCGGTAACGCAACCTTGTTGTCTTTAGACGATTAAAGGCCAGCAAGAGACAAAAAAGCCAGCGAGAAATCGCTGGCTTTTTACTTTACTCTTCGTTTATTTTTCTTCGTAACTTTTTAGCTCTACCTGATAGTTTTCCAGTTGCTGTCTTAGGCTGTCATTTAAAACGACAATTATTTCCTGCCGCTGCCCTTTTTCATCAACAAACCGTAAACCGGCTAAATCTTTTTCATACTGCTGCAGCACCGGCGGGTTTTCCAACTGGTAAGTTCTGGGAGGTAAAATTAAGCGCTTTTCCGTTAGCTCAAGGTTGTTATAAAACGCGGCTGGTTGTAATGGCCTGAACTTCACCACAATTGCCATAACAATGGCCATGGTCAGCAGCGCGCCTGAAACGATAATCCATAAGGGAACTGCATCGCCAATATAAATTGCCATCCATATCGCTAAAAAGAAGCCGCCCCAAGCCTGGGGGCGGCGACTATCACGATAAAACGTCAATGCATTGCTTTCTTTTTTTTCGTCTTTAGAAGTCATCGTCGCTATGTAAGTAAAGGCTTTCACTACCATCTTTTATCGCGGCTGCCAGGCTATGAATGCGCGGCAAAATGCGGGCAAAATAGAAACGTGCCGTTTTTGCTTTCGTTGCCAGGTATGGCTTGTCATTTAACAGCGGTTCTGCGGCTATTGCCATTTTCAGCCACAGGTAAGCGTAAGAAACATAACCTACCAGATGAAGATACTCAACCGCCACACTGTTTACTAAGTTCTCATCACCAGCCGCTTTTTGCAGTACTTCTTCACTGACACCATTCAATATATTCAGCGCCTGCTGCAATTGCTCACGCTGCTTTATCCATTCGCTGCTGGTAGAGGATTCCTCCAGGAAGCTCTGAATTTCCTCATTAAACGGCTGCAGTAGCTGGCCTTGTGAACCAAAGACTTTACGCCCCAGCAAGTCCAGCGCCTGAATACCATTAGTGCCTTCGTATATTTGAGCTATACGAGTATCGCGAACCAATTGTTCCTGGCCCCACTCTCTGACATAACCGTGCCCACCAAAAACCTGTTGGCCATGAATGGTCGACTCCAGTCCAGTATCGGTTAAAAAAGCTTTCGCAACAGGCGTTAATAACGCCACCATGGCATCGGCCTTTTGCCTAACCTTGTCATCCCCGGCATATTTTGAACGATCGAGCTGCTGCCCGACCCAGGTCGAAAACGCGCGACCACCTTCAGTCAGAGACTTCATTGTCAGCAACATACGGCGCACATCGCCGTGCACTAAAATTGAGTCGGCTTCGGCTTGGTCGTTACGAGTTGCTTTTGCGCCGCGTCCCTGAATACGATCTTTCGCGTATTCCAGAGCATTTTGGTACGAACGCTCTGCCGCTCCCAGCCCCTGAATACCAACGCCTAATCGCTCATAGTTCATCATGGTAAACATAGCGGGTAAACCACGATGAGGCTCACCTACAAGCCAGGCTTTTGCACCATCAAAGTTCATCACACAGGTTGCTGATGCGTGAATACCCATTTTGTGTTCAATAGAACCGCAGCTAACATTGTTACGTTCGGTCAGGTTACCTTGCTCGTCGGACAAAAACTTAGGCACCACGAACAACGAAATACCTTTTGTTCCCGCCGGTGCGTCAGGCAATTTTGCCAGCACCAGATGCACAATATTGTCGGTTAAATCGTGCTCACCGCCAGTAATAAATATTTTGGTGCCGCTAAGCGAAAAACTGCCGTCTTGCGCGGGAATCGCCTTACTGCGAATAATGCCTAAATCCGTCCCGGCATGCGGCTCGGTCAGACACATGGTGCCTGTCCATTCACCCGAAACCATACGCGGTAAATAATGGTTCTTCAGCTCATCACTGCCATGCGAATTAATTGCCATGATAGCGCCGGAGGTTAGGCCCGGATAAAGCGAAAAGGCGATGTCCGCGCTGCAAAGCATTTCTTCGTATTGAGCAGATAAAGATTTCGGCAGCCCCATGCCGCCAAAATCGGGGTTTGCCGTTACACCAACCCAGCCACCTTCAGCCAACTGGCGAAAGTTCTCTTTATAGCCTTTAGGTGTTGTCACCTCTCCGTCTTTAAACTTAACGCCTTCTTCATCCGCTTCGCGGGCTATGGGGGCAACCAAGTTTTCTGCAACTTTTGCGCCTTCATCAAGAATAGCGCCAGCAGTTTCAACGTCCATCATGTCGGCAAGTTCCGGAGTCTGCTGCCAGTCATCAGCAACGCGGAATACATCATGCAGAACAAAATCCATGTCGTCGCGGGGAGCTCTGTAGTCAGCCATATCATTACCTCTTGTAGGGATCACGAAGCGTTCAAACTAATAATTTAAACGCCTGTTTAAACTTTATTGCACAAGAGTATGAATCCCATAGCAGGATGTCAATAATTTCTATGGTTGCCAGTCTTCTAATGCTGGCTGGGAGAATGCCTGTGAGTCTTTCACCAAAACCACCTTTTGTGGCTCTATTCGCAATATTGTCAGCTGACTTAACGCATCGCCCTCGTACAGTCGCTGGCCATTCAGTTCAATCCACCGCTGCGACGCGCTGGAACGATACATGTGGCTGTCATAACTAAACGCTGGTACCTGTCGCTGGAACGAGCGTGAAAGTTCACTTAATGAAGGTATGACACTGGTATCGGTTCTATGATCACCGGTGCTGGTATCATTCACTGCCGCTTCAAAGCGCTGTAATAAGTCTGGCGAAACAGTCGAAAGATCCAGAGCTTGCCGCTGCGCTCCTGCTTGCCCGGCTGGTTCCGATTCTGACGATTGCTGTTGACCAGCACTCTGTGTTAATTCAGGTTCTTCCTCCGGAGCGGGTTCGGGTTCAGCTTCCCATTCAACCGATTCAATACTGGCGGTTTCCCCCCACCGGAATCTTTCCGCTTCAGGACGTTCAGACTGGTTTGTTTCACCAAGCCAAACAGCTCCGGCAGAGCCCAGCACTGCGCCGAGAATAAGCGCCAAAGGCCAAAGTAACCAACTCCAGCTACGGTTGTGTTTATCGTTAGCCATAAGCGAGGCATCAAGCACTGAGGTTTGCTTTAATAATGGCGACTGTTGCTGCTTTAACGCTTTTAATAAGGATGACATTACTTGCTCTCTTTACTCGCTTTCTTTACTCAATCGGGGCCCAAAGTCAGACGCGCGTGATGCCAGCCATGCCATTGTCGCTTCATCCAGCTTTCCGGTTACCCGCAGCCCCTGGCTTTTTTGCAGTGCTTTAAATTGTTCAACTGATGACTGACTTTCCCATTCAGAACTCAGGTGTTTTTCCAGCTGTTCACGAACCCACTGGCGGTGTGTGTCGCCGTTTTCAGCCAGCGGCTGTTGATACAAAATAAGGAAAGCCCCGTTCCAGCCAGTAGTATCTATCGCCGTACCATCGGTTATTAAATCGGCGCTTTTATCTCGCTTATAAAGCAATGCCGGGTAGTTAATGCTGCGCAGCTGCTGCAGGCTCTGGTTTAACTCAAGGCAAGCGAGATCATATTGTTCTACCCACTGACAAAAATCCGCATCTACCGGCGGTTCAGGCAAGCCCCAGACACTAGCCAGCTCCTTTGCGGCCTGATATTGACTGCTGGTAGCATCATCCGATGGTTTTTCGGTATTGTTAATCAGGGTGTAACTGCCAATAGCGCTGGCAACAAGAAGCACAAAAGCCCCCGCCCAGCGCCATAAAGCCGAGTGTGGCTGCCGATTCCTGCTACCGGTAGTGCCATTCAGTTCAATATGCGCTTGCTGTATATGCCTTGGCAACACTTCGCTACTGGATTCCGTATAAGCTGCCAGCAATGCCCGGTCACAATAAAGGTTTAATAAACGGGGAATACCCTGCGTTAACTGGTGTGCCTTCCTTCCTGCAGCAGCAGTAAACAAAGGCCGGTTTGCGCCGGCCACCTGCAGGCGGTAAGCAATGTAGCGTTGCGTGTCCTGCTCTGTCAGCGGCAAAATATGATAGCGGGCGGTAATACGCTGTGCCAGTTGACGAAGTTCCTGCCGACGCAGTAAGTCTTGTAATTCCGGCTGACCAATTAAAATGACCCGAAGCAACTTACGGTCATGAGTCTCTAAGTTGGTCAGTAACCTCAGTTGCTCCAGCACCTGAGGCCGCAGATGCTGGGCTTCATCAATAAGCACCACACACTGGCGGCCATCATCATTGGCTTTCAGAAAAAACTGGCTGAGCTTATCGGTCAGTGTTTTGCGGGTCGCGGAGCGTTTTTGATAACGAATGCCAAATTCATCACACAAACTTGCAAGCAGTTCATCCTCATTCAGCATAGGGTTAAGAATAAACGCCGTTTCCGTTGACTCGGGCAGCTGCTCCAGTAACGCTCTGGATACCGTAGTTTTGCCTGTTCCAACTTCCCCGGTTAACAAAATAAAGCCGCCACTGCCCTGCAGTCCTTGCGTAAGGTGCGCCAAAGCCTCCTGGTGTCGCTCACTCAGATAAAGGTAATTCGGGTCCGGGGCAATGGAAAACGGCTCTGCCTGAAGACCAAAATAGTTTTGATACATATCGGTCCGCTATAATGCTGCTGTTATTATTTGTCCAACAGTGTAACGACTTGCTTGCACATCGACCAGTGATTCGACATGATCATGCCAAACAAAGTTGAGGTGAGCAGTGGACGTATACTTAGTTGGCGGCGCAGTACGCGACAAACTTCTGAAATTACCCGTGCACGAACGTGACTGGGTCGTGGTGGGTTCCCGTGCAGAAGATTTATTAAAACAAGGGTTTCAGCAAGTCGGCAAAGACTTTCCGGTATTCCTGCACCCCAGCACCCGCGAAGAATACGCACTGGCCCGCACTGAACGAAAATCCGGCAAGGGCCACACCAGTTTTGACGTTTTCGCCTCTCCTGAAGTCACTTTAGAGGATGACCTGGCGCGTCGGGATTTAACCATTAACGCTATAGCACAAAGCGAAAGCGGCAAGATAGTCGATCCATACAATGGCGTACAGGACGTTGAAGACCGTAAATTACGTCATGTTTCTGAGGCTTTTACCGAGGATCCGCTACGGGTATTAAGAGTGGCACGCTTTGCCGCGCGTTTTGCTCACTTAGGTTTTACCGTGGCCGGGGAAACTCTGCAACTGCTGCAAGAAATGTCAGCCAGTCAGGAGCTCCGCCACTTAGTCCCGGAGCGGGTCTGGCGGGAATGGGAGAAGTCGCTGGCAACCCAAACGCCAACCGTTTTTTTAACTCTGCTTAAAGACATACAGGGGCTTTCTCAGGTGTTGCCCGGAATAACCGCCGATGATTCACAATTGCAGCGTTTGCAAAGAACATCAGCTTATTCCGATTCTACGACACTCAGATTTGCCAGCTTGTTTATAGAGCAGGCAACTCCTGAGAACCTGAAGCAGTTCTGTCGGCAACTGGCTATTCCGAATCATTACCGTGACTGCGCTTTGCTGGCTAGAAATCATGAGGATTTTATTACTTCACCGGAGCTCCCCGAAAAAGTCCAGCTAGCAGCGATACTAAAACAAATTGACTATTGGCGTCGTCCCGAAAAGCTCGAACAGTTACTGCAGTTAAGGCAAGCTGAATATAGTAAATCCACGCAACAGCAAAGTATCGCGGATCAGCATAAAAAGTTACGTTCGGGGGCAAAAAAAGCAGCAGCGCTTAATGCTGAGACTTTGCAGCAGCAAGGCTTTACCGGTAAAGCCCTGGGCGATGCTTTACGCGAACAGCGTGAACAAATACTGGCTGAGGCAGTGAGTTAATCTTCCAGCCAATGAGTGTCACTAATCGGCTCTAATTGTTGTGGCGAGTCTTTATGGGTCTGCTGGTATTGCTCCCACAACTGCTGGTAGCTTACATTTAAAAGCGGATGCAGACGCCTTCCGGCAATTTCAGCCAGCGGCCAGAGCACAAAAGCATTTTCAAGAATTTCACCACGAGGCAACTGCGGCTGTAGCTCCCGAATAACGTCATCGTACAATAAAACGTCAATGTCTAAGGTTCGCGGGCTGAACTTGGCACTGCCCGGAACCCGTCCGTTTTCCTGTTCAATGCGCTTACACTCGGCCAGAACTTCGGTAACAGAAAGGTCAGTTTCTACCTCGACCACCAGGTTGTAAAAATCACTGCCGGAAAACCCCACCGAAGCGCTGCAAAAAATTCTTGAACGTTGACGCCAGTCAAAGCTTTTGGCAATTGCTTCTAAGCCCGCACGAATGTGTTTTTCACGATCCGTATTAGAGCCTATTCCGAGAAAAACTTGCGCCACAACTTATCCTCTTAACCAAATGGGCTGTCGAAAACACTTCGGCGAACGCTTACGGCGACCGTTTTAGCATTAGGCACAGCTCCGGGTTTAGCCACCCGCACTTCAACGTTCTGTACTCCGAACTCATTTAAAATGAGGCTGGCAACACCTTCGGCGACCGTTTCTATTAGCTGACGCGGCTTTTCTGCTACCCAGCCAGACACCCGCTCGCTCACCAGTGCATAATCTAAAGCGTCGTCAATATTATCAGTAGTTGCCGCGCGCTGGTTGTCCCAGCTCATCTGAATATCCAGCACCAACCGCTGTTTTTTTTCTTTTTCCCAATCATAGACACCAATGATGGTCTCTACAGTTAGACCCTCAATGCTAACGACATCAATATCTGCTTGTTCCATTTGTGTTAACCCGTGGTAATTGCCCAAAAAACCGCTTATTCTAGGAGCATTGACTTTTAATCGCAGTCTACCTTAACAAACGAGGGATTCGTACCCCATGACAGCGCTTACTTTACTGATGATACTTTCAGCCTACCTTCTGGGCTCTATCAGTAGTGCTGTGGTTATCTGCCGGCTCTGGGGCTTACCTGACCCGCGCAAAGAAGGCTCGGGCAACCCCGGAACAACCAATGTTTACCGGGTTGGCGGAAAAGTTCCTGCGTTATTAACTCTATGGTTTGATGTTTTAAAAGGTATGGTTCCGGTCTGGGGTTCTTATTTTTTAGGCATTGAACCATTTTTCCTTGGCTTAATTGCCGTTGCAGCCTGCCTTGGCCACATTTTCCCGCTCTACTTCCATTTTCGTGGCGGCAAAGCAGTTGCTACCGCATTAGGGGCTATGTTTCCGGTAGCCTGGGAGATGGCTTTGCTGCTTATTGCAACCTGGTTACTGGTTTTCCGTATTAGCAGAGTATCGTCTCTGGCGGCACTAGTAACCGTTTGTCTGGCTCCCTTTTATGCCTATTGGATAAAACCCCAATACACGGTGCCGGTTATTATGATTTCGCTATTGATACTATGGCGTCACCAGGCCAATATTTTGCGATTGTCTTCCGGCGAAGAAAAAGCCTTTAAACGGCGTCGCTAGCCACTGCCATCGGTTTTAAATCTGTCATCGGCCATCTTGGGTGTGTTTTTACTGCAAGTGACTCACGTTCCCCTGCTTCTAAACGCAGAGCGCCCGCTAAGGCAATCATCGCGCCGTTGTCGGTGCAGAACTCCGTGCGGGGATAAAACACCTGGCCCTTTTGTTTTTCCAGTAAAGCTTCCAGTTTGGCGCGTAAATGTTTATTGGCACTGACACCACCAGCAACGACCAAACGCTTGTAGCCGGTTTCTTTTAGCGCACGGCGACATTTAATAACCAGGGTATCGACCACCGCATCTTCAAATGCCCGCGCAATATCCGCCAGGGTCTGCTCATCATGGTCATTAGCAGCCAAAGTGTTGGCCGCAGAGGTTTTCAGGCCACTGAATGAAAAGTTAAGCCCAGGCCTGTCTGTCATTGGTCTGGGGAAAGTAAATCGGTCACTGTTACCTTGTTCTGCCAGAGCCGCCAATCGTGGTCCTCCGGGATAATCCAGCCCCATCAGCTTAGCGGTTTTATCGAAAGCCTCACCTGCCGCGTCGTCCACTGATTCACCCAGTAAATGGTAATCGCCTATTCCTTTTACCTGAACCAATTGAGTGTGACCACCAGACACTAGTAAAGCAACGAACGGGAATTCGGGTTGGTTCTCT belongs to Idiomarina sp. PL1-037 and includes:
- a CDS encoding ExeA family protein, encoding MYQNYFGLQAEPFSIAPDPNYLYLSERHQEALAHLTQGLQGSGGFILLTGEVGTGKTTVSRALLEQLPESTETAFILNPMLNEDELLASLCDEFGIRYQKRSATRKTLTDKLSQFFLKANDDGRQCVVLIDEAQHLRPQVLEQLRLLTNLETHDRKLLRVILIGQPELQDLLRRQELRQLAQRITARYHILPLTEQDTQRYIAYRLQVAGANRPLFTAAAGRKAHQLTQGIPRLLNLYCDRALLAAYTESSSEVLPRHIQQAHIELNGTTGSRNRQPHSALWRWAGAFVLLVASAIGSYTLINNTEKPSDDATSSQYQAAKELASVWGLPEPPVDADFCQWVEQYDLACLELNQSLQQLRSINYPALLYKRDKSADLITDGTAIDTTGWNGAFLILYQQPLAENGDTHRQWVREQLEKHLSSEWESQSSVEQFKALQKSQGLRVTGKLDEATMAWLASRASDFGPRLSKESE
- a CDS encoding general secretion pathway protein GspB; protein product: MSSLLKALKQQQSPLLKQTSVLDASLMANDKHNRSWSWLLWPLALILGAVLGSAGAVWLGETNQSERPEAERFRWGETASIESVEWEAEPEPAPEEEPELTQSAGQQQSSESEPAGQAGAQRQALDLSTVSPDLLQRFEAAVNDTSTGDHRTDTSVIPSLSELSRSFQRQVPAFSYDSHMYRSSASQRWIELNGQRLYEGDALSQLTILRIEPQKVVLVKDSQAFSQPALEDWQP
- the tsaD gene encoding tRNA (adenosine(37)-N6)-threonylcarbamoyltransferase complex transferase subunit TsaD; this translates as MRVLGIETSCDETGVAVYETEKGLLAHQLYSQVKLHADYGGVVPELASRDHVRKTLPLIKAALKEAGITHQQLDGIAYTMGPGLVGALLVGACIGRSLAFGWNLPAVGVHHMEGHLLAPMLEENQPEFPFVALLVSGGHTQLVQVKGIGDYHLLGESVDDAAGEAFDKTAKLMGLDYPGGPRLAALAEQGNSDRFTFPRPMTDRPGLNFSFSGLKTSAANTLAANDHDEQTLADIARAFEDAVVDTLVIKCRRALKETGYKRLVVAGGVSANKHLRAKLEALLEKQKGQVFYPRTEFCTDNGAMIALAGALRLEAGERESLAVKTHPRWPMTDLKPMAVASDAV
- the folK gene encoding 2-amino-4-hydroxy-6-hydroxymethyldihydropteridine diphosphokinase; the encoded protein is MAQVFLGIGSNTDREKHIRAGLEAIAKSFDWRQRSRIFCSASVGFSGSDFYNLVVEVETDLSVTEVLAECKRIEQENGRVPGSAKFSPRTLDIDVLLYDDVIRELQPQLPRGEILENAFVLWPLAEIAGRRLHPLLNVSYQQLWEQYQQTHKDSPQQLEPISDTHWLED
- the putA gene encoding bifunctional proline dehydrogenase/L-glutamate gamma-semialdehyde dehydrogenase PutA — protein: MFKASEVLSKQHQAEDLKSLQQAITDNYIVDEDEYMRELLPLVPADDDTVSAVTERAAKLVEQVREQADNGVVDAFLQEYSLDTKEGIILMCLAEALLRIPDAYTADALIQDKLSGGDWQKHMGQSASWLVNSGTWGLALTNSVTNPTGKAMETPRGAFRRLVRKLGKPIIRKATYTAMQIMGKQFVLGRTIEEALKESRDNRDKGYTHAYDMLGEAALTMKDADYYKQQYVNSIKTITKEEFNNPDAPRPTISIKLSALHPRYEASNHERVLTELATTLTELVKLAKEADVGVTIDAEEADRHELSMELFEKVYRSGVCKGWPRFGLVVQAYSKRALPTLCWITALAKECGDEIPVRLVKGAYWDNEIKWTQENGLLGYPVFTRKSHSDISYLACARYLLSDDTDGAIYPQLATHNAQTFMAIQQMNETHQRRIEYQRLHGMGDSLYDTIMEQNPGMVVRIYAPVGPHKDLLPYLVRRLLENGANSSFVHKLLDSDTQVNDLVEHPMKTASGHEKYANSKIPLPSEMYGDRTNSLGLNMNIHSQADDFIAAVQQYRDKQWQGGPIVDGKTIETDHHVSITSPQETSKQVGSIYWGDKKLSEQALKSANAAYKSWRNVPTEERAECLEKFADLMEANRNELIALCSVEAGKGLQDGIDEVREAVDFCRYYANQARELMGGPIQLPGPTGEDNELFVEGRGTFICISPWNFPLAIFVGQVAAALVTGNSVIAKPAEQTGLIAYRAVQLALEAGIPGNVLHFMPGSGAEVGSYLTSQEDIAGVCFTGSSYTAQAINRALAARTGPIVPLVAETGGQNAMMVDSTALPEQVVTDIVASAFQSAGQRCSALRVLFVQDDVADRVLDLLRGAMEELQVGDPLLHETDVGPVIDGIAKTNLEQHISDIQQAGRLIARAPLPDYAMGGTFVAPTAIEIDSISQLVKENFGPILHVIRFKTSEIDEVIESINNTGFGLTFGIHSRNETFAHDVASRIDVGNVYINRNQIGAIVGVQPFGGRGMSGTGPKAGGPHYLTRFITEKTRSDNITAVGGNATLLSLDD
- the plsY gene encoding glycerol-3-phosphate 1-O-acyltransferase PlsY, producing MTALTLLMILSAYLLGSISSAVVICRLWGLPDPRKEGSGNPGTTNVYRVGGKVPALLTLWFDVLKGMVPVWGSYFLGIEPFFLGLIAVAACLGHIFPLYFHFRGGKAVATALGAMFPVAWEMALLLIATWLLVFRISRVSSLAALVTVCLAPFYAYWIKPQYTVPVIMISLLILWRHQANILRLSSGEEKAFKRRR
- a CDS encoding acyl-CoA dehydrogenase C-terminal domain-containing protein; this encodes MADYRAPRDDMDFVLHDVFRVADDWQQTPELADMMDVETAGAILDEGAKVAENLVAPIAREADEEGVKFKDGEVTTPKGYKENFRQLAEGGWVGVTANPDFGGMGLPKSLSAQYEEMLCSADIAFSLYPGLTSGAIMAINSHGSDELKNHYLPRMVSGEWTGTMCLTEPHAGTDLGIIRSKAIPAQDGSFSLSGTKIFITGGEHDLTDNIVHLVLAKLPDAPAGTKGISLFVVPKFLSDEQGNLTERNNVSCGSIEHKMGIHASATCVMNFDGAKAWLVGEPHRGLPAMFTMMNYERLGVGIQGLGAAERSYQNALEYAKDRIQGRGAKATRNDQAEADSILVHGDVRRMLLTMKSLTEGGRAFSTWVGQQLDRSKYAGDDKVRQKADAMVALLTPVAKAFLTDTGLESTIHGQQVFGGHGYVREWGQEQLVRDTRIAQIYEGTNGIQALDLLGRKVFGSQGQLLQPFNEEIQSFLEESSTSSEWIKQREQLQQALNILNGVSEEVLQKAAGDENLVNSVAVEYLHLVGYVSYAYLWLKMAIAAEPLLNDKPYLATKAKTARFYFARILPRIHSLAAAIKDGSESLYLHSDDDF
- a CDS encoding multifunctional CCA tRNA nucleotidyl transferase/2'3'-cyclic phosphodiesterase/2'nucleotidase/phosphatase, with translation MDVYLVGGAVRDKLLKLPVHERDWVVVGSRAEDLLKQGFQQVGKDFPVFLHPSTREEYALARTERKSGKGHTSFDVFASPEVTLEDDLARRDLTINAIAQSESGKIVDPYNGVQDVEDRKLRHVSEAFTEDPLRVLRVARFAARFAHLGFTVAGETLQLLQEMSASQELRHLVPERVWREWEKSLATQTPTVFLTLLKDIQGLSQVLPGITADDSQLQRLQRTSAYSDSTTLRFASLFIEQATPENLKQFCRQLAIPNHYRDCALLARNHEDFITSPELPEKVQLAAILKQIDYWRRPEKLEQLLQLRQAEYSKSTQQQSIADQHKKLRSGAKKAAALNAETLQQQGFTGKALGDALREQREQILAEAVS
- the folB gene encoding dihydroneopterin aldolase, which codes for MEQADIDVVSIEGLTVETIIGVYDWEKEKKQRLVLDIQMSWDNQRAATTDNIDDALDYALVSERVSGWVAEKPRQLIETVAEGVASLILNEFGVQNVEVRVAKPGAVPNAKTVAVSVRRSVFDSPFG